In Bacillus thuringiensis, the DNA window GGGAAACGATGGAACCATTTTTGAGTGGTAATTACACAGTAAGTGATGAAGAATTATATAGATTGTTAAAAGAACTAGCTGATACGGAAAATATTTATTTAGAGCCTTCTGCATTAGCGGGTATGATAGGGCCAGTGAAAGTATGTAAAGAAGATGCGTATTTACAAAAACAACAGTTAACAGAGAAGCTGAAGAAAGGTACTCATATTGTGTGGGGAACTGGAGGTAGTATGGTTCCAGAAGCTGTCATGAATGGGTATTATAAAACAGGTGAGTCATTAACAATATTAGAAAAATGAGGCTAATTGTGGCCTCATTTTTTATTTATATGACATATGTATTATTATAAATTCTTTGTTATTTTCGCATTAGTTCATTATAGTATAGATATAAAGAACTTATATCAAATAAACATAACAAAAAAGCTTTATTTTACATAATAAGAGGATGTGTATACGATGTCATTACAGACTAAATATATAGCGGGTATTTCGCTTGGGGTTATGGGAGTAGGTTTTGCGGCTTCTATCCCTTTTCAAGGAACGGTAGCAGGGGAGATTATTCAAGGGGGATTTGAAGCTGGATTAGTTGGTGGACTTGCGGATTGGTTCGCGGTTACAGCATTATTCCGTCACCCGATGGGAATTCCAATTCCGCATACAGCGTTATTACCTAAAAATCGTAAAAGAGTAACAAAAGGGCTCATTCATACGTTAGAAAATGAGTGGCTAACGAAAGAAAGTATTACGAATAAAGTAAAAGAAATGCAGCTAGCACAAATGGTGTTGCAAATTGCTGAGAGAGAAATGCAGTCTGACGCTGTGAAAAAAGGAATTGTAACGATTGCGGAGAAAGCGATTGTTTCAATAGATACAGAAAAGTTAGCTGTTATTATTGAAAAAGAATTAAAAACGTATTTGCATACAATTAATACAAGTAACATATTACAAGTGCTTGTTGATCAATTAGTTGTGCAAGAATATGATGAAAAGACACTTGATTACCTATTAGTAAAAGTGAAAGATTGGACAGCGCAAGATGAAGCGCGTTATCAGCTCGGAAGTTTAGGTATGAAGGCGATGGAAAATATAAAAGTAGATGGATTCTTGCAGTTTACTTTGAAATCATTTATGAATATTGTAGATGAAGATAAAATTGGCGGCATTTTGCAGAAGTTTATTATTAGCAATATTAACAGCTTACAAGATGCCGATAATAGCACAAGACAACTTATATTAGCTAAAATTCGCCAGGAAATTATTAATGTAAAAGAAAATGAAGCGTTACTACAAGAATTAGAAAATTGGAAAGAAAAATGGATCACGAATTGGAATGCTACTGACAAAATTAAAGAGATGCTGGAGCAAGTACAACAAAGAGCAATTACTTTTGTGAAAAATGAAGAATTTACGGATAAGTATGTTATTCCATTTTTACAAACACAAATGAATAAAATAAAAGAAGACGAACAAACTGTTCAAAAAATAGAAGAGTGGTTACAAAAACAAGTTGTCACACTTGTGGAAAAGAATCATTCGAAAATTGGAAAACTTGTGCAAGAAAACCTTGATAAGTTAGATGATAAAACGTTAATTGAAATGATTGAAAATAATGTCGGTAAAGATTTGCAGTGGATCCGAGTTAACGGAGCTGTTTGCGGATTTATGATTGGATTAGTGTTAGAAGGAATTAAAGCGATTATATGAAAAAAACCTTCCACAATTGTGGAAGGTTTTTTATTTTTCGATAACACTCATATTTAAATTGTAAGCTTTCTCAATGTTTAGCTTGTACGTTCCGTTGCCTGTTTTAATCGAATTTTTATACCAATGTTCTTGGTTGTTTAATTCTGGATTTTCTTCTGAAGTATTATCTTCTTTTTTCGTTAAATCTTCTACTTGTTCCCAAGGGGTATTTCCGATAGCTTCTTTTTGGTTTGTTACTGCTGTTAGAGAGATGTCACTTTCTTTTATTAAATGAACAGATACACCTGAGCTTTCTTGTACAAACCAATTGTTTTGTAATTGACCTGGATAAAGAGAAAGATCGCGATTAGAAGCACGAATTTCTACATGTTTCGTTTGTGGTAGTACAAGCGTCGGCTTTACGCGTGGTTCATGACCGAACATTCTTTGATGAAACGGTAACGACTTTAATGTTATATACATTGTTTCTCCAGTCGTTTGCACTGAAAGAAAATCTTCTTGTTTTAAATTGGGTTTTTCATTTCCTTTTGTCGTCATTTCGTATGTTCCAAGAAGGCTAACCTCATTTGAGTTCCTTCCGTCTATCGTTAGAGGAGGGTTGTCTGTACCTGCATCTACTACAATTTTATTGATAGATTCAGGAATGCTAAGTTTACTTTCTGGAATCGTGTTCGTTTGTCTAGTTGTATTAATGGCGTAGCGAACTTCATCGAGTAATCCAGTTGATAATAAACAGTAAAAAGCAATTCCAGCGCTTCCTAAAACGCCGATAAAGAAAATACTAAAAATATCATATTTAATAAAGGATTGTCCCTTCTTAGAAAATAGAAGGTATAGTAAAATTTCCACGCCGAGTATAATAAGTAAAACAGGCCACCAAGCTGTTAAGGAATCTAATACTTGCGTACCTTTGATAACTGAAAATAGTAAGAAGCAACCTAATGAAATAATAGAAAGCCCCATTGAAAATGTTCCAACGCGCCATGTTCTCATTCGTTTGTACCACCTTTGTTTTCTTTATTTCCAAGTAACAATTTAAAGCCGCCACCAATTAAGAGGAGTGCAACGATAGATGTTTGGAAATAGCGATAATACAGCTCGCTAAGATGAATGTTAAATATAGTTGCAAAGTAATCATTCAAAATAGGAAGGACTGTTTGATCTAATAAATAATAACCACCGAGTGTAATTAACCCAATACCAATCCATCTTTGATGATTGATAAAATAATCGATAATCGGTTCGTCATGTACACGTTCTTTTCCATACTTTGCAGTTTGTTGTAAAGCGTCAAAAAAGCTATAGAACCAAATGATTGGTACTAAAAATAAAAATGCAGAAAGCCTTAATAAGTCGAGTAAATAGATTGAAAGTAAAAAGGCTACCATAAGCTGAAGGCCGCGGCGTTGTAAGCCTAAATACATATGCCCAGCTCCGGGGAACATCGCTAAAATAGAAGCGAATGTTTTACTTTTCTTTCCTTGTTCACGGTGCTCTTCAAAATCTTCGAAAATAGTACGGTCAACTAATTGTTCGCCGCGTTCTTTTTTCTGTAGTTGCTGAACAGCATCGAAGAAATTATAAATCCATAGAACAGGTAATGTAATAAGGAAGATAAGGAAACTTCCTTGAGATGTTAAGAGTGCGACGAAAATGATCATACTCCCGATTCCTGTACAAGCTACTAAAAATGTAAGTCCACGTTGCATAAGTCCTAATTGAAAATGGCCAAGCCCAGGAATAATTGATAGAAGAATGATATAAAATCGTTCGCTTTCTTTAGAGGACTCTGTAAATTCTCCGGTTGCTTGTTTTTTCGATTGATTAATAATAGTGATAACTAAGTCTAATAAATTGATCGCCCATAGCACAACTAGTAAAAATAGAGAAAGAAAAGCAATATCACGCGCTCCTAATGCTATTGTACAAAATGCTGCAAAGATAAATAGTAATAAAGCCCCTCCGCCATATAAAATAAACCGTCCGAACTTCTTTAAATATAAATGACCAAGCCCGGGAATTAGCCCTAATACAAGTGCTAAAAAGGGATTTTTATTCATGCTTTGAACCTCCGTCCTTTTTTGATGAGTCTACCGATTTGTTTACAATTTGTTGTGAGATAGAAGACTCGTTATGTTTTGAAGATTTCTCGAAATTTGATGTCGCTGTGAAAATATATTGGAATAAACCACTTACCATGAAAATAATTGTAGCCGCGGTCGCAATTATGTAGTGAATAATGGTGCGCTTTAGTGAGTTTGTTTTTATATTTTCATTAGGTTGTAGCGTTTCAAAATGTATTTGAGTCATAACTTCGTTTGTAAATGAATCATCATTTATCATTGGAAGGTTTTCATGTTGTTCATCAATACTTTCCATATAAAGCGCTAAACAATGATCACATTCATAAAGATGTTCTTCCATAGATTCACGTTCATTGCTCTCTATAAAATCTAATGTATAATTGCGCCAATCTTCTTTTGAATAATGCATCATAGAAACTCTTCCTCCTTCCAATGTTTTTTAATCCATTTTCTTGCCCGATACAGTTTCATTTCGACTGTTTTCACTTCAATGTTTTCCTGTAAAGCAATTTCTTGATAGCTTTTTTCTTCTAAGTAATGTGAGAGAACGACGTCACGGTAATTTTCGGGAAGTTCTCTCAGCTTTTGAGCAATGAGTAATTTTTGCTCTTTCGTCACTAATAAAGCCTCAATATTATGAGAGGATTTTATATTTTCCTCAGTTGCTTTACATAAGGAGAGTTCTTCGTTTTCTCTAGCTTTCTTTCTCTTATAATCAATAGCGTGATTGGTGGCAATACGCGCCATCCATGTTTTTAATCCGCGAAATTGATAATTTGGGAGAGAGGCGTGAATTTTTACGAATACTTCTTGTGTAACATCTTTCGCATCTTCTTCATGTCTTACAATAGAAAAGATAACTTGGAAAATATAATGACGATATGTTTGTACAAGGATACGAAAAGCATGTTCGCTTCCTTGCTGTGCTTTTTCAATTAATTGTTTTTCCTCAATGGGTCTCTCCCTCCTTTTTGACGCATTCTATTATATAGACGTAAGAAATGACAGGTCACCCTACACATGTTGTAAAAAAAGAATAATATATTTTTAGGAAGGAGGCTATATGAAAAAAGGTGTGAAAAAATGGTAAAGAGAAGTATATAATGAGCAAGTAGGAAATGTTACGTGAAGAAAGGATGTGAATGTTAGTAGGGGAAGGTCCATACTAACAAACATGAAAATTAAAATATTAATAGCAGATGATAATTCTTTTATTAGGGAAGGCATGAAAATTATTTTAAATACATATGAAGAGTTCGAAGTGGTAGATACAGTAAATGATGGGAAAGAAGCAGTGGAATATTGTAAAAAACACGACGTTGATATCGCTCTTTTAGATGTTCGTATGCCAAACATGAATGGGGTAGAGGCGACGAAGTTTATTTGTGAAGAGACGAAAACAAAACCGTTAATTTTAACGACGTTTGATGATGATGAATATATTTTGGACGCAGTGAAGAATGGGGCGAAAGGTTATTTATTAAAAAATAATGATCCAGAGCGTATTCGTGATGCGATAAAAGGCGTATATAACGGTCAAACTGTTATGCAAGATGTAGTGCTTGATAAAATTAAATGCAATTTAATGGAAAGTAAAGAGGACGAATGTAAAATAGATAAAAATCTTTTTACAGAAAGAGAGCTTAGTATTATCGCATTAATTGCGAAAGGTTTCTCGAATAAAGAAATTTCGAAGCAACTTTTTATATCAGAAGGAACAATCGCAAATTATATTACATCAGTTTTAGGGAAAACTGGACTTGAACATCGTACGCAAATTGCGATTTATTACTTAACAGGGAAAGTAGACTAATGTTATGGAATTTTGGTTAACTATAAGTAAATTAATTGTTTTTATATATATTGTGTTTAGTTACATTTATTTAAATGTTGAGAACTTACCATGGATTATACTGACTTTGCTTTTATACCTTTCTGTAAACGTGCTGATTTCTATATTTAAAAAAGATACGTACAAAAACATATTAACTTTTGTGTCAATTGGCGTAGTTATTTTATTCACATGGAAGATTCATCCGTTCTTTATTTTGTTTTTACCATTGAACTTATATGAAATTATATTTCGTTATATAGAGAAGAAATGGCAGCTCTTTATCATTATGATGATTCCTATTATCTTTACAGATGAAAGTATTCGAATGACATATGGATTAATTGTTGCATTTTCTTTCATTGTATTAACTATGGCAGAACGGTATATATCGCGTGTATTAAAGATTGAATCACAAAATGATAAGATGCGAAAAGATATGCAGCGGCTGACGAAAAGCTTACATGAAAATAAAGAGTACATAAAGCAATCAGAGTACACATTTAAGTTAGAAGAGAGAAATCGGTTGTCACAAGAAATTCATGATAAAATTGGCCACTCGATGACAGGGGCGCTCATTCAAATGGAAGCAGCAAAGAGGTTAATGGGGATAGATAAAGAAAAATCTGCGGAGTTATTACAAAATGCAATACATATTTCAAAAGATGGAATTGAAAGTATTCGGGTTACATTAAAAAATATGAAGCCACCAACTGAGCAAATTGGTATTCATCGTATGAAATTATTCATAGAGGAATTTGCCGGTAAGCATGATCTAAATATTCCTTTCGTATATAAAGGAAATTTAGATATGATTTCACCAATTCAGTGGAAGATTATCGGTGAAAATGTTACGGAGGCACTAACGAACGCGATGAAATATGCTGATGCGACAGTCATTTCAATCGATATTCATGTACTGAACAAGATGGTGAAAGTACAAGTGAAGGATAACGGAAAAGGTGCAGCTCTCGTTAAGAAAGGTCTAGGGATTATGGGGATGGAGGAGCGAGCAGCGTCAGTAAACGGAAAAATTATTGTAGATGGAACTAGTGGTTTTTCAGTAACAATGCTGTTGCCGATATAAGAAAATGGGACGAAGATGAATCATCTCATATGAAAAAAGTGAATAATCTCATGTGAAAAGAATGAACTTCTGCACTGAGCAGGTTCATTTTTTTTGTTTATACTAAAAGCAGAGAAACCGAAATAGGGGTGAAATGATGAATACATTAGAAATTAAAAATTTAACGAAAAAATTTGGTGATTTCATCGCGGTAGATAATATGTCTTTATCTATTAAAGAAGGAGAAATATTTGGCTTTTTAGGATCAAATGGTGCTGGTAAAAGTACCACGATAAATATGATTGCTGGGTTGTTAAGAAGTAATGAAGGTGAAATTAGCATATTAGGAAAAAATATAAAGAAACATAATCGGTTTGCGAAGATGAATATCGGTATCGTTCCGCAAGATATTGCAATCTATGAAGAGTTAACTGCCTATGAAAATGTGAAATTTTTTGCTGGACTGTACGGGCTAAGAGGGACTGAATTAAAAGCGAGAGTAGAGGAAGCACTTCAATTTGTGGGGCTTAGCGATAAACATAAAAGTTACCCGAAAAACTTTTCTGGCGGGATGAAACGAAGACTGAATATCGCTTGTGCAATTGCACATAGACCGAAGTTAATTATTATGGATGAGCCGACAGTTGGAATTGATCCACAGTCAAGAAACTATATCCTTCAGTCTGTTCGGAAATTAAATGAAATGGGAAGTACGATTATTTACACGAGCCACTACATGGAAGAAGTAGAAGAGATTTGTACGAAAATAGCAATTGTAGATCACGGAAAAGTGATTGCAGAAGGTACGAAAGAACAGTTAAAAGCGATTATTACTGATACGAAAGACATTTGGATTGAAGTGAAGTCAATAGAAAATTTAGATGTAGAAAAGTTAAAAGAGATAAATGGTGTGAAAGCTGTTCAAATTGAAGAGAACGTAATCAAGGTAAACTCGGATGCAGGAGTAAACAATTTAAATAAAATTATTCAGCACTTTATTAATCATGACATTGAAATCCGTTCGTTAGAGGAACAGGCTCCAAACTTAGAAACAGTATTCCTTACGTTGACTGGAAGAAACTTACGAGATAAATAAAAGGTAAATGAAGAAAAGGTAAAGGGAGGTTCATCAATTGAACATCTTCAATATTGCAGTTATGCATATTAAAAGAGATTTCAGAGACGTAAGAACTTTAGTTTTTATGTTAGCATTTCCTATTGTGCTTATGCTTGTGTTAGGAACAGCGTTAACGAATGCATTTAATAGTGATAGCCAATCGATTAAGGATATACAAGTGCTATATAAAGATGAAGCGAGTAGCACACTTTCTCAATCGTTTGCAGCATTTACGAAAGAAGTTGATAAATCGGGTATTCATTTTAAAAAAGCTTCTGAAGATATTGATGGGAAAGAAGAAGTGAAGCAAAATAAATATGCTGCTTATGTAGAGTTAAATAAAAATGGTGCGAAATTTTACGGAAGTGACAAAAGTAGTGTTGAGGGAAGTATTGTGGAAGGCATGCTTACAACATTTGTTGATAAGTACAATGTAGCGACCGAAGTTGCAAAAGTTGATCCTAGTAAGGTGAGCGCAGTTATTTCAAGCGGAAATCATAATGATTATATAAAAGAAACATCTTTACAAGCTGCGAAAAAACCAGGTTCTATGGATTACTATGCGGTTGTAATGACAACGATGATTGCACTATATGCTGCGATGGGAGCAAGTTCTTTAATTCGAGGAGAACGAATACGTAAAACAGGAGATCGTCTCATTGCTGCACCTATAAGTAAGGCTGAAATATTCATTGGAAAAGTACTTGGTAGCCTAGTAGCAAATGCCCTGTGCATATTACTCGTTATGCTATTTAGTAAATATGTTTTTCAAGCGAATTGGGGCGACCATCTTGGAATCATATTTCTTATTTTATTAACACAGATCTTTCTAGCAATTAGCTTCGGTTTAGGAATTGGATATATTACAAAAACACCGGAATCATCTAGAGCGATTATTATGGTTATTGTGCAATTAGCTTCTATTTTTGGTGGTGCATATTTCGTAATAGAAGAAAATTTTGTTACGAATTTATCACCATTAACATGGGCAAACACAGCTGTTATGAAAATTATTTATGCAAATGATGTAGGAGCAGCACTGCCAGTAATATGTTTAAACCTTGGAATTTCAGCATTCTTTTTATTAATTGCGATTATTGCATTACGTAGACGGGAGGGGCTATAGTATGAAAGATATTTTATGGCTCATACAAAAAACGTTATCTGTACTTTTGAAAAATAAAAAAGGGTTATTCATTATTATTAGTTTGCCGATAATCGGAACACTAATCTCCTTCTCAATGTATGGGAATGTGGGGCAAGGGACGTTAAATATCGGGGTTATAAATAAAGAAAATCAATCTATAGCAAATGATACGGTGAAATTTTTAGAAGGATTAAATCATGTAAAGGTAAGTAAAATTAAAGAATCTGAAGTAGAAGATAAACTCACTTCCAAAAAACTTGATGGAGTTATTACATTAGATTCTGGTTTTTCAAAAAGTGTTCGAGAAGGGAAACCAGCTCATATTGAAATTTCATCGATTAAAGGTGATCAAGTAACAGGGTTTATAAAATCATATTTATACAATTATATTGATAATGTAGCAGCTATTAGTAAAGTAGCAGGTACAGATCAAAGTGCATTTGATAGTATGTACGCAGGATATCAAAAAGGTTCAATTAAAATGAAAACTGAGACGCTAGAAGATACTTCGAAAAATAAAGATATGACAAACCAAACGATGGGTTATCTTATTATGTTTATGCTATTTTCAGCAGCGAACTTATCAGGTTATATTTTAAAAGAAAAAGAAAATAGAACGTATTTTAGACTCTTATCAACGCCAATAGATGGGAAGAAATTTATATTATCTAATGTCGGGGTAAATATGATGCTATTAACAGTACAAATTCTGATTACAATTCTATTCCTAACGAATGTTTTTCATATAAATATCAATATGCCTTTCATAGTGATGATTGGTGTACTCATGCTATTTGCTTTAATAGCGATTGGAATATCGTTAGTCCTTGTCGCTTTTTCGAAAAACTCAGCATCAGCAAATGCACTGCAGAATATGATTATTGTACCAACATGTTTACTCGCTGGATGTTATTTTCCATATGACATTATGCCAAAAGCGGTGCAAAAAGTAGCTGATTTTCTTCCGCAGAGATGGTTGTTAGATACAGTATCAAAACTCCAACAAGGAATTCCATTTTCAGAGTTGTATGTAAATATTTTAATCTTATTCGCCTTTGCGGTAGCATTCTTCTTAATTGCGATTTATAAGTTTGGAAGAAATAATGATGCAAGGAACTTTGTTTAATATAGAAAGGGTGTGACGTTAAGTCACATCCTTTTTTGTATGAAGCATGAAATTTAAATTTGAATGACAAAATAGAAAGGTGGAAAGAAAACGAGCGGAAGGAAATTAAAATGATTAAGAAAATATTACGAGTTACTTCTATTATCATTGCTATTTTAGTTTTTATTTTAATTTGGATGCATATTGACGTTACTTTAGGTAGAAAAATGGAAGCTGGAAAAAACATGCCGATAGAATACGCTCCTCATTATAGCGACTTTCAATTATATGTAGAAGGAAAGCCGTTTTATAAACAGTTGTTTACTGATATAAAAGAAGCGAAAAGTTCTATTTACACGTATTTTTTTATTTTGTCAGATGATAAAAGTAGCCATACTTTTTTAAACTTATTAAAAGAGAAGGCAAAAGAAGGAGTAAACGTCTATTTATCAGTTGATCGCATTAATGATTTATCATTTGAAAGAAAGATGATAAATGAATTGCGGGAAAGTGGTGTGCATTTTACATATAGTAGAAAACCTGAATTGCCATTTGGCTTTTATTCACTTCATCATCGTAATCATCGCCGTATTACGACGATTGATGGGGAGATTGGATATACAGGTGGGTTTAATATGGGAGATGAGTACTTAGGAAAAGATAAGCGATTTGGATATTGGCGTGATTATCATGTGCGGATAAAAGGAGAAGGAGCAAAAGATTTAGAAGAGCAATTCGCTTTAGATTGGAAACGAGATACGACAGAACATATAAAGAGAAGTACGAATAAAGCTAGTAAAGGGAACACGTTGCATTCTATGGCTAGTTACAATGGGCATCACGTCGCTGAAAAATATATCGAATTAATAAAAGAAGCGAAGCATTCAATCGTAATTACAACCCCTTATTTTATAGCAAAAAATAAAGAACTAATGAATACTTTAATTGAAGCGCAAAAACGTGGTGTTACAGTAAAGGTACTTTGGTCATATAAACCAGATATTCCTCTTATTAAAGAAGCGGCATATCCGTACATACGCCAAGCTGTTAATAACGGGATTGCGGTATACGGTTATAAAAAAGGGATGTTTCATGGGAAGTTAATGCTTATTGATAATGAATTAACCGTTATCGGTACTACAAACTTTACGGCTCGTAGCTTTTATATAAATGATGAGATGAACTTGTATATTCATGGGGGAACTATCGTATCAGAAGTGAATACGGCATTAGCGCAAGATTTTCATGATTCGAAAGAAATGACGAAAGAATTTTTTGAGAAGTTATCGTTTTGGGAGCGTTGTAAGGAGAGATTAGCAGGATTGGTGGATTTTTATTTATAAAGGTTAATGGAAAAGGATGTCTTTTATAGACACCCTTTTTTAATGAGAAATAATTAGTTTTCATGCACAAGCAATGAAGCATCATCACTAATCAATGTCCCGACATGCTCACCTAAGCAAATTCTTTTCATTACACCAGGCTCATCAAAGTTAAAGACGTGTGCAGGTAAATTGTAATCACGGGCAAGTAATAAAGCGGCTTGATCCATGACTTGAATGTTTTGCCTAACAACATCGTTATAGTTTAGTTTTCTGTACATTTTCGCTGATTTATTATGTTTTGGATCACTAGTAAAGACGCCATCTACTCCTTGTTTTGCAACTAATATTGCGTCACTATTCATTTCAATGGCTCTTTGAACACTTGGATAATCTGTCGTAACGAACGGTTGCCCGTTACCACCGCCAAAAATGACCACATAACCGTTATCTAAATGATGTACTGCACGTAGGCGAATGTATGGTTCAGCTACAGCATTAAACGGGATGGAAGTCATAACGCGCACTTCTTTATTTGTTTTACTTGTTAACACGCCGCGTAGCATTAAGCTATTAATGATTGTACCTAACGTACCAATATTATCAGCTTCTACACGATCAATTCCCCATTCTTCAGCTAAATGACCTCTGAAAATGTTACCGCCACCGATGACGATAGATACCTCGATACCTAAATCAACAATGGATAAAATTTCATTTGCGATATGTTCTAATCTTTTGGAGTTAAAGCTATTTCCGGTTTGATCGGCAAGTGCACCGCCGCTTAATTTAATTAAGACACGTTTATATGGCCTCATAACAATTCCCCCTATATAGATCGCAATAAAAAAGGAACAAAGGCAAATGCCTTTGTTCCTTTTGGAGAAAATGAAAAAGAAAAGAAGAAGATAGGACGAATTTTTGTACATAATTTTTCATACCATCCACTCCTTTTCATTTTGATTTTTTGTAAGTATATATCTTTTTGATTATACGAAACAATCTGACTACTTATCAAGTATATTTTATTTCTTTTTAATGAAAAGGTGTCAATGAAAAAGAAAAGAAAAATTTTCGAATTTTTTGTGACGAACTTGTAGGTTTTTGTATGATTTTGTAGGTTCGCTTATAAGATGTGTGAGTAGCTTTTATAAATTCAAATTGAAAGCGTTCGCATGAAGGGGATGAACATAGATGAAAAAATTCGGATTGGCAACACAAATTTTTGTCGCGCTTGTTTTAGGGATTGTAGTAGGGGCAGTCTTTTATGGCAATAAAACGGCGATTTCTTATATCACACCAATTGGGGATATATTTATTCACTTAATTAAGATGATTGTAGTACCAATTGTTATTTCAGCATTAATTGTTGCGGTAGCTGGTGTAGGCGATATGAAAAAGCTTGGGAAACTGGGCGGTAAGACAATTCTTTATTTCGAAATTATTACGACGATTGCTATTTTAATGGGATTACTTGCAGCGAATATATTCCAACCAGGTACTGGCGTTGATATGAGTAATTTACAGCAAAGTGATATTTCTTCTTATAAACAAACAGCAGATGCAACAGAGAAGAAAGGCTTTGCAGAAACGATTGTTCATATTGTACCGAAAAATATATTTGAGTCTATTACACAAGGTGACTTATTACCGATTATATTCTTCTCAGTACTATTCGGTTTAGGAGTTGCAGCAATCGGTGAAAAGGGAAAGCCTGTTTTTAACTTTTTTGAAGGTGTACTCGAAGCGATGTTTTGGGTTACAAATCAAGTGATGAAATTCGCACCATTTGGTGTATTCGCATTAATTGCTGTTACGGTTGCAAAATTTGGTGTAGCAACACTACTTCCTTTAGGAAAACTAGTGCTAGCTGTATACGTAACTGTTATACTATTCGTT includes these proteins:
- a CDS encoding DUF445 domain-containing protein, translating into MSLQTKYIAGISLGVMGVGFAASIPFQGTVAGEIIQGGFEAGLVGGLADWFAVTALFRHPMGIPIPHTALLPKNRKRVTKGLIHTLENEWLTKESITNKVKEMQLAQMVLQIAEREMQSDAVKKGIVTIAEKAIVSIDTEKLAVIIEKELKTYLHTINTSNILQVLVDQLVVQEYDEKTLDYLLVKVKDWTAQDEARYQLGSLGMKAMENIKVDGFLQFTLKSFMNIVDEDKIGGILQKFIISNINSLQDADNSTRQLILAKIRQEIINVKENEALLQELENWKEKWITNWNATDKIKEMLEQVQQRAITFVKNEEFTDKYVIPFLQTQMNKIKEDEQTVQKIEEWLQKQVVTLVEKNHSKIGKLVQENLDKLDDKTLIEMIENNVGKDLQWIRVNGAVCGFMIGLVLEGIKAII
- the exsE gene encoding exosporium protein ExsE, translated to MRTWRVGTFSMGLSIISLGCFLLFSVIKGTQVLDSLTAWWPVLLIILGVEILLYLLFSKKGQSFIKYDIFSIFFIGVLGSAGIAFYCLLSTGLLDEVRYAINTTRQTNTIPESKLSIPESINKIVVDAGTDNPPLTIDGRNSNEVSLLGTYEMTTKGNEKPNLKQEDFLSVQTTGETMYITLKSLPFHQRMFGHEPRVKPTLVLPQTKHVEIRASNRDLSLYPGQLQNNWFVQESSGVSVHLIKESDISLTAVTNQKEAIGNTPWEQVEDLTKKEDNTSEENPELNNQEHWYKNSIKTGNGTYKLNIEKAYNLNMSVIEK
- a CDS encoding RNA polymerase sigma factor, which encodes MEEKQLIEKAQQGSEHAFRILVQTYRHYIFQVIFSIVRHEEDAKDVTQEVFVKIHASLPNYQFRGLKTWMARIATNHAIDYKRKKARENEELSLCKATEENIKSSHNIEALLVTKEQKLLIAQKLRELPENYRDVVLSHYLEEKSYQEIALQENIEVKTVEMKLYRARKWIKKHWKEEEFL
- a CDS encoding response regulator transcription factor, with amino-acid sequence MKIKILIADDNSFIREGMKIILNTYEEFEVVDTVNDGKEAVEYCKKHDVDIALLDVRMPNMNGVEATKFICEETKTKPLILTTFDDDEYILDAVKNGAKGYLLKNNDPERIRDAIKGVYNGQTVMQDVVLDKIKCNLMESKEDECKIDKNLFTERELSIIALIAKGFSNKEISKQLFISEGTIANYITSVLGKTGLEHRTQIAIYYLTGKVD
- a CDS encoding sensor histidine kinase, which gives rise to MEFWLTISKLIVFIYIVFSYIYLNVENLPWIILTLLLYLSVNVLISIFKKDTYKNILTFVSIGVVILFTWKIHPFFILFLPLNLYEIIFRYIEKKWQLFIIMMIPIIFTDESIRMTYGLIVAFSFIVLTMAERYISRVLKIESQNDKMRKDMQRLTKSLHENKEYIKQSEYTFKLEERNRLSQEIHDKIGHSMTGALIQMEAAKRLMGIDKEKSAELLQNAIHISKDGIESIRVTLKNMKPPTEQIGIHRMKLFIEEFAGKHDLNIPFVYKGNLDMISPIQWKIIGENVTEALTNAMKYADATVISIDIHVLNKMVKVQVKDNGKGAALVKKGLGIMGMEERAASVNGKIIVDGTSGFSVTMLLPI
- a CDS encoding ABC transporter ATP-binding protein — encoded protein: MNTLEIKNLTKKFGDFIAVDNMSLSIKEGEIFGFLGSNGAGKSTTINMIAGLLRSNEGEISILGKNIKKHNRFAKMNIGIVPQDIAIYEELTAYENVKFFAGLYGLRGTELKARVEEALQFVGLSDKHKSYPKNFSGGMKRRLNIACAIAHRPKLIIMDEPTVGIDPQSRNYILQSVRKLNEMGSTIIYTSHYMEEVEEICTKIAIVDHGKVIAEGTKEQLKAIITDTKDIWIEVKSIENLDVEKLKEINGVKAVQIEENVIKVNSDAGVNNLNKIIQHFINHDIEIRSLEEQAPNLETVFLTLTGRNLRDK
- a CDS encoding ABC transporter permease, which encodes MNIFNIAVMHIKRDFRDVRTLVFMLAFPIVLMLVLGTALTNAFNSDSQSIKDIQVLYKDEASSTLSQSFAAFTKEVDKSGIHFKKASEDIDGKEEVKQNKYAAYVELNKNGAKFYGSDKSSVEGSIVEGMLTTFVDKYNVATEVAKVDPSKVSAVISSGNHNDYIKETSLQAAKKPGSMDYYAVVMTTMIALYAAMGASSLIRGERIRKTGDRLIAAPISKAEIFIGKVLGSLVANALCILLVMLFSKYVFQANWGDHLGIIFLILLTQIFLAISFGLGIGYITKTPESSRAIIMVIVQLASIFGGAYFVIEENFVTNLSPLTWANTAVMKIIYANDVGAALPVICLNLGISAFFLLIAIIALRRREGL